Proteins from one Mesotoga infera genomic window:
- the miaA gene encoding tRNA (adenosine(37)-N6)-dimethylallyltransferase MiaA: MIPVILGPTAVGKTALLLKLAMRLPIEVVSVDSRQIYRHMDVGTAKPTKSERESLRHWLIDIRDPDEDFDVKTFRELALEAIEDITSRGKIPVLAGGTGLYAEVLMKGLANVPGRNESVREALAELERASPGSLRKILKAIDSKAYGRLHENDLKRSIRYLEAFFLTGRALSEVQNEKVISDRFKVIVLNRSRSELHRRIESRVEEMYRQGLMEETRELLAMGYTANINALKTIGYAEMVQCIRGLISSQEALEKIKCNTRRYARRQIIWFRRYSGLEIDLSNLTESCAVSTLERTILLVWGGNYG; this comes from the coding sequence ATGATACCTGTTATCCTCGGGCCAACGGCCGTAGGAAAGACAGCCCTCCTACTGAAGTTAGCCATGAGACTTCCCATAGAGGTCGTATCGGTTGACTCAAGACAGATCTACCGCCACATGGACGTGGGAACGGCCAAACCTACGAAAAGCGAACGGGAAAGTCTCAGACACTGGCTGATAGATATAAGGGACCCGGATGAGGATTTCGACGTAAAGACATTTAGAGAACTGGCGCTGGAGGCGATCGAAGATATCACATCCAGGGGGAAAATACCGGTCTTGGCCGGTGGTACCGGTCTGTACGCCGAGGTTCTTATGAAAGGACTGGCCAACGTTCCCGGACGTAACGAGAGCGTTCGCGAGGCCCTTGCCGAACTCGAAAGGGCCAGCCCCGGCTCATTGCGTAAGATACTGAAGGCTATCGACAGCAAGGCCTACGGGCGCCTTCACGAGAACGATTTGAAGAGATCTATAAGGTATCTCGAGGCCTTTTTCCTGACAGGAAGGGCACTGAGCGAAGTGCAGAACGAGAAAGTAATTTCAGACAGGTTCAAAGTGATCGTCCTGAACCGATCCCGGAGTGAGCTACATCGGAGAATCGAATCGCGAGTCGAAGAGATGTACAGGCAGGGTCTGATGGAAGAGACGCGGGAACTTTTAGCCATGGGTTACACTGCAAATATCAATGCGTTGAAGACAATAGGCTACGCCGAAATGGTACAATGTATTAGGGGTTTGATTTCTTCACAAGAAGCTCTGGAGAAGATAAAATGTAATACAAGGAGATACGCGCGGCGTCAGATAATCTGGTTCAGAAGGTATTCGGGTCTTGAAATCGATCTTTCGAATCTTACTGAGTCCTGTGCTGTATCGACACTTGAAAGAACAATTCTCTTAGTTTGGGGGGGTAATTATGGCTGA
- the hfq gene encoding RNA chaperone Hfq — protein MAEKFNLQDRFLNLLRVNKVEVKMYLEGGFQTKGMVKSFDNFTVLLEDGQEQTLVYKHAIKMMVPQKYVRLTNTTGKKED, from the coding sequence ATGGCTGAAAAGTTCAATCTGCAGGACCGTTTTTTAAACCTGCTGAGGGTCAACAAGGTTGAAGTGAAGATGTATTTGGAAGGTGGTTTTCAAACTAAAGGTATGGTCAAGTCCTTCGATAATTTCACGGTCCTTCTCGAAGATGGGCAGGAGCAGACGCTTGTTTACAAGCACGCCATAAAGATGATGGTTCCTCAGAAATACGTGAGACTGACCAATACGACCGGCAAGAAGGAGGATTGA
- a CDS encoding M23 family metallopeptidase, with protein sequence MMKKLLAVLIVTLVAGLSLSAILPFPLKRTPEITGYFGEFRGNSRNINYPEHFHMGLDYSTGSIVGLDLVSPDDSYVNVIYINHPIYGMGIAITLPNVTNVLTNEKGINVIYAHLNEIGDTSSLTGRKLNDLYHQLSSEFGDQYVEVVFDPRELPFKRNEVVAKSGNSGNVAPHLHIEVRDSTMKTIINPGLYFDTGQPSSAIEILDLRVGGKIYSFSSGKPTVEMTALTPIDLHTKVQLRHPVSPRSIELYVENSLIYQIDFMFFDEDEATRVYEIYSSPSNESDYWFNLNSKKSLSVLPVNIWDDIDWSNPRDAKIVVRDHWGNEASKEFRIVMRR encoded by the coding sequence ATGATGAAAAAACTGTTGGCGGTTCTGATAGTTACTCTGGTGGCCGGTCTATCGCTCTCGGCGATCTTGCCCTTTCCTCTCAAAAGAACTCCCGAGATTACCGGATACTTTGGAGAGTTCAGGGGCAATTCGAGAAACATCAATTATCCGGAACACTTCCACATGGGCCTGGATTACTCTACAGGAAGTATAGTCGGCCTCGATCTAGTATCTCCGGACGATTCTTATGTAAACGTTATCTACATCAATCACCCGATATACGGAATGGGCATCGCGATTACCCTGCCGAACGTGACGAACGTTCTCACCAACGAAAAGGGTATAAACGTTATTTACGCCCACCTCAACGAGATCGGAGACACCTCTTCACTGACGGGAAGAAAGTTGAACGATTTATACCACCAGCTCTCTTCTGAATTCGGCGACCAGTACGTAGAGGTGGTTTTCGATCCGAGAGAACTGCCCTTCAAGCGCAACGAAGTGGTGGCCAAATCCGGCAACAGTGGAAATGTTGCTCCGCACCTCCATATTGAAGTCAGGGACAGCACGATGAAGACCATTATCAATCCCGGGCTCTATTTCGATACGGGTCAGCCGTCCTCTGCGATCGAGATACTCGATTTGAGAGTCGGTGGAAAGATATATAGTTTCTCTTCGGGTAAACCGACCGTTGAAATGACCGCATTGACCCCGATAGATCTCCACACCAAAGTGCAACTCAGACATCCTGTCAGCCCCAGAAGTATAGAGCTCTACGTCGAAAACAGTTTGATCTATCAGATAGATTTTATGTTTTTTGACGAGGATGAGGCCACTAGAGTCTATGAAATCTACTCCTCACCCTCGAACGAATCGGATTATTGGTTCAACCTCAACTCCAAAAAATCGTTGAGCGTACTACCCGTGAACATCTGGGACGATATCGACTGGAGCAACCCCAGGGATGCGAAAATCGTGGTACGCGATCACTGGGGGAATGAGGCTTCAAAAGAGTTCAGGATAGTCATGAGGAGGTAG
- the hflX gene encoding GTPase HflX: MVGELNELARTANYNIVETVIQNLDYPDPRHYLGKGKVDFAKRMLESCGAKTVITRHELSPSQAFNLEKHLGAKVIDRTQLILKIFADHATTKEGKLEVELASLKYQLPRLKGYGKILSQTGGGIGTRGPGEKKLEIDRRLAQDRITRLKRELEELKRQREVSRKRRVDSTSPLVSFVGYTNVGKSSLVSLLSGENLLIQDKLFATLDTRVRRVRLTSGLQILVSDTVGFIRELPHELMESFRATLDEVRFSDLLVIVSDASDTAVREKLAVVGKTLEEIGSGEIESIHVLNKIDRCTAERLMELRCIFPESVMVSALKGENIDELVVAIQRALGVEKKIWTLRLKPDGLVCFMKFRDSLEIISQEYREDVIEIQYLSSDEIHERMISSICEEGKCL, translated from the coding sequence ATCGTCGGCGAGCTCAATGAACTAGCGCGGACGGCCAACTACAATATTGTCGAAACGGTGATACAGAATCTCGATTATCCCGACCCCAGGCATTATCTCGGCAAAGGAAAGGTCGATTTTGCCAAGAGAATGTTGGAATCTTGTGGTGCCAAAACCGTTATCACCCGTCACGAACTCTCTCCTTCTCAAGCTTTCAACCTCGAGAAGCATCTAGGCGCTAAAGTAATAGACAGAACCCAGTTGATCCTGAAGATATTCGCGGACCATGCCACAACTAAAGAGGGGAAACTCGAGGTCGAACTCGCCAGTCTTAAGTATCAGTTGCCGAGACTGAAGGGTTACGGTAAAATACTATCGCAGACTGGTGGAGGAATCGGTACCAGAGGACCGGGTGAGAAGAAACTCGAAATCGACAGGCGGCTAGCCCAGGACAGGATAACACGTCTTAAACGTGAGCTCGAGGAATTGAAACGACAGCGAGAAGTCTCCCGAAAAAGACGGGTCGATTCCACCAGTCCCCTTGTTTCCTTCGTGGGTTACACCAACGTGGGAAAGTCTTCCCTAGTCTCTCTCCTGAGCGGGGAGAATCTGCTGATTCAGGACAAGCTCTTCGCCACTCTCGACACTAGAGTCAGGAGAGTAAGATTGACTTCGGGTTTGCAGATACTCGTTTCCGATACGGTGGGTTTCATACGAGAACTTCCGCACGAATTGATGGAGAGTTTCAGGGCAACCCTCGACGAAGTCAGGTTTTCAGATCTGCTAGTGATTGTCTCAGACGCTTCTGACACGGCCGTCAGGGAAAAGCTCGCGGTCGTCGGAAAGACGCTCGAAGAGATCGGCAGTGGAGAGATAGAGAGTATCCATGTGCTCAACAAGATAGACAGATGCACGGCCGAAAGATTGATGGAGCTGCGATGCATCTTCCCAGAGTCAGTTATGGTCAGCGCACTCAAAGGAGAGAATATCGACGAACTCGTCGTGGCCATTCAAAGGGCTCTCGGCGTGGAGAAAAAGATATGGACTCTCAGATTGAAACCAGATGGTTTGGTTTGCTTCATGAAATTCAGAGATTCTCTCGAAATTATATCGCAGGAGTACAGAGAAGATGTGATTGAGATACAGTACTTATCCTCCGATGAGATACATGAAAGGATGATTTCTTCTATTTGTGAGGAGGGAAAATGCTTATGA